In the genome of Hyphomonas sp. Mor2, one region contains:
- the secG gene encoding preprotein translocase subunit SecG, with translation MTNVILVAHILVSIVLVIVVLMQRSEGGALGIGGGGGGAGGGLMSGSGVKGALVRTTIIFGAIFFISSLTLTTLATQDNAGGLTDVQRELEDSLPTPSETDELTIEGLDDILNSDETLLEDPLAANPAETPATEQPETDTNSGDPLAEPADPQ, from the coding sequence ATGACCAATGTAATCCTCGTCGCTCACATTCTCGTCTCGATCGTTTTGGTGATCGTGGTGCTCATGCAGCGCTCCGAAGGCGGCGCGCTGGGCATTGGCGGCGGTGGTGGTGGCGCAGGTGGTGGTCTGATGTCCGGTTCGGGCGTCAAGGGCGCGCTGGTGCGGACGACGATTATCTTTGGTGCGATCTTCTTCATCTCGAGCCTCACACTCACCACGCTCGCAACCCAGGACAATGCCGGTGGTTTGACAGATGTTCAGCGCGAGTTGGAAGATTCTCTGCCAACGCCATCGGAGACCGATGAGCTGACGATTGAAGGTCTGGATGACATCTTGAATTCGGACGAGACCCTGCTCGAAGACCCGCTCGCGGCTAATCCTGCCGAAACGCCAGCGACCGAGCAGCCGGAGACCGACACAAATTCAGGCGACCCACTGGCTGAGCCGGCTGATCCACAATAA
- the tpiA gene encoding triose-phosphate isomerase, giving the protein MVRTLIAGNWKMNGLKSSLEEARKTTEKLGDYPDNADCLICPPSTLIVPMKEMADARLQVGAQSCHPEASGAFTGDLSAEILADAGATYVIVGHSERRSEHGERSAYVQEQAHACLRAGITPIICVGESFAQRERGETKDTVVRILRKSVPTLGENETLVVAYEPLWAIGTGLVPSNEEIAEVHGVIRDLLIELYQDRGRDIRILYGGSMKPGNAAEILAIENVNGGLIGGASLKAEDFMAIYAAAVA; this is encoded by the coding sequence ATGGTGCGTACACTGATCGCAGGCAACTGGAAAATGAATGGCCTGAAATCGAGCCTGGAAGAGGCGCGAAAGACAACAGAGAAGCTTGGTGATTATCCGGACAATGCGGACTGTCTGATCTGTCCGCCATCGACGCTGATTGTACCGATGAAAGAGATGGCCGATGCCCGTCTGCAGGTCGGCGCTCAGTCTTGTCATCCGGAAGCGTCCGGGGCGTTCACAGGCGACCTCTCGGCGGAAATTCTGGCCGATGCCGGGGCCACTTATGTGATTGTCGGCCATTCCGAGCGGCGCTCTGAGCACGGCGAGCGGAGCGCCTATGTACAGGAGCAGGCTCATGCCTGCCTGCGGGCTGGGATCACGCCGATCATCTGCGTCGGCGAGAGCTTTGCGCAGCGCGAACGCGGGGAAACCAAGGATACAGTCGTACGGATCCTGCGAAAATCAGTCCCGACTCTCGGCGAGAATGAGACCCTGGTCGTGGCTTATGAACCGCTCTGGGCGATCGGGACCGGCCTGGTGCCGAGCAATGAAGAGATTGCGGAAGTCCATGGCGTCATTCGCGACCTGTTGATCGAACTTTATCAAGACCGGGGCCGCGACATTCGCATTCTTTATGGCGGCTCGATGAAACCGGGCAATGCCGCAGAGATTCTGGCCATCGAGAACGTCAATGGCGGTCTTATCGGCGGTGCAAGCTTGAAGGCCGAGGACTTCATGGCCATTTACGCAGCAGCGGTCGCCTGA